From the Leucobacter denitrificans genome, one window contains:
- a CDS encoding segregation and condensation protein A: protein MTALETDAEAQGEPGFRVSLEVFDGPFDLLLNLIGKHELDITEVSLSLVTDEFISYLSTIEGQGLIELDQASEFLVVAATLLDMKIASLLPQGEVVDAEDIALLEARDLLFARLLQYRAFKQVSSWFHERLVAEQLRHPRQVPLEAKYRDRGPELNWTLTPEDFAAIATLAFTPRAVPTIGLDHLHAPLVSIREQAAIIVSLLKQGGSKSFRELISGVSEKGVVVARFLAILELYRRDALLFTQDEPLGELNMEWSGEHWNDEELSTLGSDYD from the coding sequence GTGACAGCGCTCGAAACGGACGCGGAGGCGCAGGGAGAGCCAGGGTTTCGGGTCTCCCTTGAGGTCTTCGACGGGCCGTTCGACCTGCTGCTCAATCTCATCGGCAAGCACGAACTCGACATCACGGAGGTCTCGCTGAGCCTCGTGACCGACGAGTTCATCTCGTACCTCTCAACCATCGAGGGGCAGGGGCTCATCGAACTCGATCAGGCCTCTGAGTTTCTCGTCGTGGCGGCGACGCTGCTCGACATGAAGATCGCGAGTTTGCTACCTCAGGGCGAGGTCGTCGACGCCGAAGACATTGCGCTGCTTGAGGCTCGAGACCTGCTCTTCGCAAGGTTGCTGCAGTACCGGGCATTCAAGCAGGTGAGTAGTTGGTTTCACGAGCGGCTCGTCGCGGAGCAGCTGCGACATCCGCGCCAGGTGCCGCTCGAGGCGAAGTATCGTGACCGCGGCCCCGAACTCAACTGGACGCTCACGCCCGAGGACTTCGCCGCAATAGCGACACTCGCATTCACGCCGCGCGCGGTCCCGACCATTGGCCTCGACCATCTGCACGCGCCGCTCGTGTCGATTCGCGAGCAAGCCGCCATCATCGTCTCGCTGCTCAAGCAGGGTGGATCCAAGAGCTTTCGAGAACTCATCTCTGGTGTGAGCGAGAAGGGTGTCGTGGTGGCGCGATTCCTCGCGATACTCGAACTTTACCGGCGCGATGCCCTGTTGTTCACGCAAGACGAGCCCCTCGGCGAACTCAACATGGAGTGGTCGGGTGAGCACTGGAACGACGAAGAGCTTTCGACACTAGGAAGTGATTATGACTGA
- the scpB gene encoding SMC-Scp complex subunit ScpB: protein MTEVALEESELERVRAQHSLTQQLEALLIVADEPLSAVTLATACDRPVREVRAALDSLVAEFNGTAERESDDRPPRGFELREIGGGYRFYVRESLDPLVADFVQQQSPTKLSQAALETLAVIAYRQPISRGAIASIRAVNVDSVVRTLLGRGLIEESGHDPETGAVLYGTSETLLGYLGIGDIQELPSVVPLLDDGSEGFDHESI from the coding sequence ATGACTGAAGTGGCACTTGAGGAGTCTGAACTCGAACGCGTGAGGGCGCAGCATTCGCTTACGCAGCAGTTGGAGGCGCTGCTCATCGTTGCCGACGAACCGCTGTCAGCGGTCACGCTCGCGACCGCGTGCGATCGGCCCGTGCGCGAGGTGCGCGCAGCGCTCGACAGCCTCGTCGCAGAGTTCAACGGCACCGCGGAGCGCGAGTCCGATGACAGGCCACCACGGGGATTCGAGCTGCGCGAGATCGGAGGCGGCTACCGTTTCTACGTGCGTGAAAGCCTCGATCCACTCGTTGCCGACTTCGTGCAACAGCAGAGCCCCACGAAGCTCTCGCAGGCAGCACTCGAGACACTCGCTGTGATCGCCTACCGCCAACCTATTTCACGCGGGGCGATCGCGTCGATCCGCGCGGTGAACGTCGATTCGGTCGTGCGTACCCTGCTTGGCCGTGGGCTCATCGAGGAATCGGGGCACGACCCAGAAACCGGCGCCGTGCTTTACGGCACGAGCGAGACGCTGCTCGGATACCTCGGCATCGGAGACATTCAAGAATTGCCGTCAGTCGTGCCACTGCTCGACGACGGATCGGAAGGGTTTGACCATGAATCGATCTAA
- a CDS encoding pseudouridine synthase yields the protein MAEWGWDRPTGKSSAGGAASGTEDSAEDTRVRLQKALANAGVASRRACEALITGGRVTVNGQVQRELGSRIDPETDEVRVDGVVVQLDVSKRYFVLNKPRGVVSTMSDEQGRPDLREFTDQIEDRLYNVGRLDTDTSGLLVLTNDGELAHKLAHPSFGVQKTYVAKVRGRVTAAVIQQLLDGVELTDGHIKADAAKLLPGGSSRSHSLVEITLHSGKNRIVRRLLAHVGHPVEELVRRQFGPLHLGTLKVGEMRELSTGERGALLSAAEGNAKGTGGARGNRGQITAGRPGDGKGARGMRGVAKRGNPKRGKA from the coding sequence ATGGCCGAGTGGGGGTGGGATCGGCCCACCGGTAAGTCCTCGGCAGGGGGAGCAGCTTCGGGCACGGAAGACTCCGCAGAGGACACCAGAGTGCGCCTGCAGAAAGCGCTTGCGAACGCCGGGGTGGCTTCGCGACGGGCGTGTGAGGCGCTCATCACTGGCGGCAGAGTCACGGTAAACGGCCAGGTGCAACGCGAGCTTGGTTCGCGCATCGACCCCGAAACCGACGAGGTGCGCGTCGACGGCGTCGTTGTGCAGCTCGACGTGTCGAAGCGCTACTTCGTGCTCAACAAGCCGCGAGGTGTCGTCTCGACCATGAGTGACGAGCAGGGGCGACCAGACCTCAGAGAGTTCACCGATCAAATCGAAGACCGCCTCTACAACGTTGGAAGGCTCGACACCGACACGAGCGGTCTGCTCGTGCTCACGAACGACGGCGAGCTCGCGCACAAGCTCGCGCACCCGAGCTTCGGGGTGCAGAAGACGTACGTCGCGAAGGTACGAGGGCGGGTAACGGCCGCCGTGATCCAGCAATTGCTCGATGGGGTCGAACTCACCGACGGGCACATCAAGGCAGACGCCGCGAAACTCTTGCCCGGTGGATCGTCGCGCTCCCACTCACTCGTCGAGATCACGCTGCACTCGGGCAAAAACCGCATTGTGCGTAGGCTCCTCGCGCATGTTGGGCACCCGGTTGAAGAGCTCGTGCGGAGGCAATTTGGGCCGCTACACCTCGGCACGCTGAAGGTCGGCGAGATGCGCGAGCTATCCACGGGCGAGCGCGGGGCTCTGCTCTCAGCGGCCGAGGGAAACGCGAAGGGCACGGGTGGTGCGCGCGGCAATCGCGGCCAAATCACCGCCGGTCGCCCGGGAGACGGCAAGGGAGCCCGCGGCATGCGCGGTGTCGCGAAGCGCGGAAACCCGAAGCGTGGCAAGGCGTGA
- a CDS encoding prephenate dehydrogenase, translated as MNEPASRVHSTVRSRVHGTVHIVGAGLLGSSIGLGLRERDVDVTLEDLSPTSLALAADYGAGRVRAAEDPHPAIVVVATPPDVTADTVERMLATYPSAVVTDVASVKLAPYLELVRRGVDLTNYVGSHPMAGRERGGAIMARADLFTARPWVICRDGETPAEALALVEAVALDLGAVLLEMTPEEHDRSVGLVSHLPQVVSSLLAAQLIPATEQAIGLAGGGLRDTTRIASSDPELWVQILGANREPVIALLESFATDIERFTEALRAVDEPGSKRKLADLLSSGMRGVGRIPGKHGTSERFVTVTVLIDDKPGELGRLLTELGELGINMEDLRLEHSPGAQIGFAEIAILPEVADRAVTDLAARGWRTL; from the coding sequence ATGAACGAACCCGCATCTCGCGTGCACAGTACCGTTCGTTCGCGCGTGCACGGCACCGTGCACATCGTGGGTGCTGGGCTTCTCGGTTCGAGCATCGGGCTCGGCCTGCGCGAACGCGATGTCGACGTGACGCTCGAAGATTTGTCGCCGACTTCGCTCGCGCTCGCCGCAGACTATGGGGCTGGGCGGGTGCGGGCTGCTGAGGATCCACACCCTGCGATTGTCGTTGTGGCCACGCCGCCCGACGTGACCGCAGACACGGTTGAGCGAATGCTCGCAACCTACCCGAGCGCTGTGGTGACTGACGTTGCGAGCGTGAAGCTCGCCCCCTACCTCGAGCTCGTGCGCCGAGGCGTCGACCTCACGAACTACGTCGGTTCGCACCCTATGGCGGGCCGTGAGCGCGGCGGCGCAATCATGGCGCGAGCCGATCTCTTCACGGCGAGGCCGTGGGTGATTTGCCGCGACGGCGAGACTCCGGCAGAGGCGCTCGCGCTCGTAGAGGCCGTGGCTCTCGACCTTGGTGCCGTGCTGCTCGAGATGACGCCCGAAGAACACGATCGTTCGGTCGGGCTCGTGTCGCACCTTCCGCAGGTGGTGTCGAGCCTGCTCGCTGCGCAATTGATTCCTGCGACCGAGCAGGCGATTGGCCTCGCTGGAGGCGGTCTCAGAGACACTACGAGAATCGCGTCGAGCGACCCCGAACTTTGGGTGCAGATTCTTGGCGCGAACCGCGAGCCGGTTATCGCGCTGCTCGAATCGTTTGCAACCGACATCGAGCGCTTTACCGAGGCGCTTCGCGCGGTCGACGAGCCGGGTTCGAAGCGCAAGCTCGCAGACCTGCTTTCGAGCGGGATGCGCGGTGTCGGGCGGATCCCGGGTAAGCACGGCACATCTGAGCGCTTCGTGACCGTGACCGTACTCATCGACGATAAGCCTGGCGAACTTGGCCGCCTGCTCACCGAACTCGGAGAACTCGGCATTAACATGGAAGACTTGCGCCTAGAACACTCGCCGGGTGCGCAGATTGGATTCGCTGAGATTGCGATCCTGCCTGAGGTCGCCGACCGGGCGGTAACTGACCTTGCGGCACGCGGATGGAGGACACTGTGA
- the cmk gene encoding (d)CMP kinase, producing MEDTVTETTVLVAIDGPAGSGKSSVSRAAADRLGFGILDTGAAYRSLAWAAGETGADLDDEASMLAVMDRWSYQTTLLGDQRIGVLLNDGAEYKTYDITAAIRTPEVSGQVSRVSKHASVRVRLNEMFRQIVAESGLPGVVIEGRDITTVVAPDAPVRILMTASPEVRATRRAGELPGMSHEQVLADINARDMKDAKVVDFLNPAPGVTLIDTSDMNFEQSIQAVIDTVDAARTTRSSTE from the coding sequence ATGGAGGACACTGTGACGGAGACTACTGTCCTTGTCGCAATCGACGGACCCGCGGGGAGCGGCAAGTCGAGTGTCTCTCGCGCGGCGGCGGATCGGCTGGGCTTCGGCATCCTCGATACGGGCGCCGCATACCGTTCGCTCGCGTGGGCGGCGGGTGAGACGGGTGCTGACCTCGATGACGAGGCCTCGATGCTCGCGGTGATGGATCGCTGGAGCTATCAGACCACCCTGCTTGGTGACCAGCGCATCGGGGTGCTGCTGAACGACGGCGCCGAATACAAGACCTACGACATCACGGCCGCGATCCGCACCCCGGAAGTGAGTGGGCAGGTGAGTCGCGTATCGAAGCACGCAAGTGTGCGCGTGCGTCTGAACGAGATGTTTCGCCAGATCGTCGCCGAATCGGGGCTGCCCGGTGTGGTGATCGAGGGGCGCGACATCACGACCGTCGTGGCACCCGATGCGCCAGTGCGCATCTTGATGACTGCGTCGCCTGAGGTTCGGGCGACGCGCAGGGCGGGCGAGCTGCCCGGGATGTCGCACGAGCAGGTGCTCGCCGACATCAACGCTCGAGACATGAAGGATGCGAAGGTCGTCGACTTCCTCAACCCCGCACCCGGCGTTACGCTCATCGATACGAGCGACATGAATTTTGAACAATCGATCCAAGCAGTGATCGACACCGTTGATGCCGCGCGCACCACGCGCTCATCGACCGAATAA
- the der gene encoding ribosome biogenesis GTPase Der has product MRSNLDAFSLEDEDREILTADGEFLGFAEPSLEAHPVVAIVGRPNVGKSALVNRILGRREAVVEDVPGVTRDRVSYPAEWQDKRFTLVDTGGWEPDARGIDASVALQAEVAIELCDVVMFVVDSRVGATATDERVVQLLRRTKKPVFLVANKVDDAAQEHEVASLWSLGLGEPRPVSALHGRGVADLLDDVVKVLPEESAVAQPKLAGPRRVALLGRPNVGKSSLLNKAAGEERVVVNELAGTTRDPVDEQVEIAGRVWTFVDTAGIRRRVHLQKGADFYATLRTSAALEKAEVAVVLIDVTQEISDQDLRIIDLVLESGRALVLAFNKWDLLDDERRKYLEREIDQDLAHVDWAPRVNISARTGRHLEKLVPALEVALESWDTRIPTAKFNAFLAELVQEHPHPVRGGKQPRVLFGTQVQNRPPTFVLFTSGFLDPGYRRYIQRRLRENYGFEGTPVVINMRIRERRPRP; this is encoded by the coding sequence ATGCGTTCAAACCTCGACGCCTTTTCGCTTGAGGATGAGGATCGCGAGATTCTCACCGCGGACGGCGAGTTTCTCGGGTTTGCTGAGCCGAGTCTCGAAGCCCACCCAGTAGTGGCGATCGTCGGGCGGCCGAATGTCGGCAAATCGGCGCTCGTGAACCGTATTCTCGGTCGTCGCGAGGCTGTCGTCGAAGACGTGCCGGGTGTTACGCGAGACCGCGTGAGCTACCCAGCTGAGTGGCAAGACAAGCGCTTCACACTCGTTGACACAGGAGGGTGGGAGCCCGATGCTCGCGGAATCGACGCTTCGGTCGCGCTGCAGGCAGAGGTCGCCATCGAACTCTGTGACGTTGTGATGTTCGTCGTCGATTCGCGCGTGGGCGCCACGGCAACCGACGAGCGTGTCGTGCAGTTGCTGCGCCGAACGAAGAAGCCGGTCTTTCTTGTGGCGAACAAGGTCGACGACGCAGCGCAGGAGCACGAGGTTGCGTCGCTCTGGTCGCTCGGTCTCGGCGAACCGCGCCCGGTTTCGGCGCTCCACGGTCGAGGCGTCGCCGACCTGCTTGATGACGTCGTGAAGGTGTTGCCTGAGGAGTCGGCAGTCGCACAGCCAAAGCTCGCAGGCCCCCGCCGCGTTGCCCTGCTCGGTAGGCCGAACGTCGGCAAGTCGAGCCTGCTGAACAAGGCCGCTGGTGAAGAACGCGTTGTCGTGAACGAACTCGCTGGCACAACGCGTGACCCCGTCGACGAACAGGTCGAGATCGCTGGCCGCGTGTGGACCTTCGTGGACACCGCCGGTATTCGCCGCCGCGTGCACCTGCAGAAGGGTGCAGACTTCTACGCGACGCTGCGCACCTCGGCAGCGCTCGAAAAGGCCGAGGTCGCGGTCGTGCTTATCGACGTCACGCAAGAGATCAGCGACCAAGACTTGCGCATTATCGACCTCGTGCTTGAGTCAGGGCGTGCGCTCGTGCTCGCCTTCAACAAGTGGGATCTGCTTGACGACGAGCGCCGTAAGTACCTCGAGCGCGAAATCGACCAAGATCTCGCACACGTCGACTGGGCGCCGCGCGTCAATATCTCGGCCCGCACCGGGCGTCACCTCGAGAAGCTCGTGCCGGCACTTGAGGTTGCGCTTGAGTCGTGGGACACCCGAATTCCCACGGCGAAGTTCAACGCGTTTCTCGCAGAGCTCGTGCAAGAGCATCCGCACCCCGTGCGTGGTGGCAAGCAGCCCCGCGTGCTCTTCGGCACCCAGGTGCAGAACAGGCCACCAACCTTCGTGCTGTTCACCTCTGGGTTCCTCGATCCCGGGTATCGCCGGTACATTCAGCGTCGACTTCGCGAGAACTACGGATTCGAGGGCACGCCGGTCGTCATCAACATGCGCATCCGCGAGCGCAGGCCGCGCCCGTAG
- a CDS encoding DUF817 domain-containing protein — MAGEHRELTRLERAIDRAANRVLEGKPESGPRAVLVECAVFLLKQAWACVFGALLLVIIVAARLWYPEDALLARNDALTIAAVAIQIGMLAFRLESGRELWVIVLFHITGTVMELFKTDVGSWSYDVDGVLRIGGVPLFSGFMYAAIGSYMVRVYRLHDLKFSRYPARWVTTIVAALIYANFYTHHYVFDARWILLVAVVVIWLPTQMHFRVWRKTLRAPLLAVFAGVALFIWFAENIGTWAGAWIYPHQEASWELVSPQKLVAWFLLMIISVVMVTWVYPPEEPTRTKPMLLRRRRQAR, encoded by the coding sequence ATGGCAGGTGAACACCGCGAGCTCACGCGGCTTGAGCGCGCGATTGACCGTGCCGCGAACCGTGTACTCGAGGGCAAACCCGAGAGTGGCCCGCGCGCCGTGCTCGTCGAGTGCGCGGTCTTCCTGCTCAAGCAGGCCTGGGCGTGCGTGTTTGGGGCGCTGCTCCTCGTCATTATTGTGGCGGCGAGGCTCTGGTACCCCGAAGACGCGTTGCTTGCCCGCAATGATGCGCTGACGATTGCGGCTGTCGCGATCCAGATCGGAATGCTCGCATTTCGGCTCGAAAGCGGCCGTGAGCTCTGGGTGATTGTGCTCTTTCACATCACGGGTACCGTGATGGAGCTGTTTAAGACCGATGTCGGGTCGTGGTCGTATGACGTCGACGGTGTGTTGCGCATCGGGGGAGTGCCGCTGTTTAGCGGGTTTATGTACGCGGCAATCGGCTCGTACATGGTGCGCGTGTACCGGCTGCACGACCTCAAGTTTTCGAGGTACCCGGCTCGGTGGGTAACGACAATTGTCGCCGCGCTCATCTACGCGAATTTCTACACGCACCATTATGTTTTTGACGCGCGGTGGATCCTGCTTGTCGCGGTTGTCGTTATCTGGCTGCCAACACAGATGCACTTCCGCGTGTGGCGGAAGACCCTCCGCGCACCGCTACTTGCGGTGTTCGCGGGAGTCGCCCTGTTCATTTGGTTTGCCGAGAATATTGGCACCTGGGCGGGCGCGTGGATCTACCCGCACCAGGAGGCAAGCTGGGAGCTTGTTTCGCCACAAAAACTCGTGGCGTGGTTCTTGCTCATGATCATTTCGGTGGTCATGGTGACCTGGGTATACCCACCCGAGGAGCCGACTCGGACTAAACCCATGCTCCTGAGAAGGCGCCGCCAAGCACGCTGA
- a CDS encoding DUF4190 domain-containing protein encodes MSTHTLESPAQFAADGSAQGAQPTQPVQPVQPAQPAQSSASDQGNAFAVTSFVLGIASIVAGWTFVAPIVGLIFGIISLRRRTAERTLALWGVWLNAAMLALSVLIGIVVVGIFMLSVLGGAFSGAWV; translated from the coding sequence ATGTCAACTCACACACTTGAATCACCGGCCCAATTTGCGGCAGATGGATCGGCGCAGGGCGCCCAGCCCACGCAGCCCGTTCAGCCAGTGCAGCCCGCTCAGCCAGCCCAGTCATCGGCGAGCGACCAGGGCAACGCCTTCGCGGTTACGAGCTTCGTGCTCGGTATCGCCTCAATCGTCGCGGGGTGGACATTCGTCGCCCCAATCGTCGGACTGATCTTCGGCATCATCTCGCTCCGCCGCCGCACCGCTGAGCGCACTCTCGCGCTCTGGGGAGTCTGGTTGAACGCCGCGATGCTCGCGCTCTCCGTACTCATCGGGATCGTTGTCGTTGGGATCTTCATGCTCAGCGTGCTTGGCGGCGCCTTCTCAGGAGCATGGGTTTAG
- the rraA gene encoding ribonuclease E activity regulator RraA, giving the protein MDTVSTADLYDERGDELQSISTQFQDIGGETGFTGTVRTVKCFQDNALLKSILSTPGDGSVLVIDGGGSLETALVGDIIAGLGVDNGWAGLIVNGAIRDRVAIGVLPLGVKALGSNPAKSTKTGEGESDVEVSFGGVTFRPGATVWADADGILVER; this is encoded by the coding sequence ATGGACACCGTCAGCACTGCTGATCTGTACGACGAACGCGGAGACGAACTGCAGTCGATTTCGACGCAGTTTCAAGACATCGGGGGCGAAACCGGGTTCACCGGCACTGTGCGAACTGTGAAGTGCTTTCAAGACAACGCTCTGCTCAAGAGCATTCTGTCGACGCCCGGTGACGGCTCGGTGCTCGTCATCGACGGCGGCGGATCGCTGGAGACCGCGCTCGTCGGCGACATTATCGCAGGACTCGGGGTCGACAACGGTTGGGCAGGCCTCATTGTTAACGGAGCGATCCGTGACCGCGTGGCGATCGGTGTGCTGCCGCTCGGAGTGAAGGCGCTCGGTTCGAACCCCGCGAAGTCGACGAAAACCGGCGAGGGAGAGAGCGACGTCGAAGTGTCGTTCGGTGGCGTCACTTTCAGGCCAGGGGCGACCGTGTGGGCCGACGCTGACGGAATTCTCGTCGAGCGATAG
- a CDS encoding lysoplasmalogenase: MRWLRRYVAFLPFVAMSFVHVTLLFIESPIAGPTKLWLMPLLALGVLSTSTGIHPWPWPAMSLVIGAIGFSWLGDGSATFFPMFDDELPMMLACFGLAHVVYVLIMWRVRGVSRGGFPLWSVIYAVAYAVLMVLLVPHTGSLTIPVMLYGLLLVATAAFASRCGKTIAWGGAWFFVSDAILAFRLFRPEIMPDWTNPAVMLTYCLGQGLLVYGIFVALRKRSLVTGLVEELQEPRRSTR, from the coding sequence GTGAGGTGGTTGCGGCGCTACGTCGCCTTTCTTCCTTTCGTCGCGATGTCGTTTGTGCACGTGACACTCTTGTTTATCGAGAGCCCTATTGCGGGCCCAACAAAGCTGTGGCTCATGCCGCTGCTCGCGCTCGGCGTGCTCTCCACCTCCACCGGAATACATCCGTGGCCATGGCCCGCGATGAGTCTCGTGATCGGGGCGATCGGGTTCTCGTGGCTCGGCGATGGATCCGCGACCTTCTTTCCAATGTTCGACGACGAACTGCCGATGATGCTCGCGTGTTTCGGGCTCGCCCACGTGGTGTACGTGCTCATTATGTGGCGAGTTCGCGGGGTTTCACGAGGCGGGTTTCCGCTCTGGTCTGTCATCTATGCGGTGGCGTATGCGGTGCTCATGGTGTTGCTTGTTCCGCACACCGGCTCGCTCACCATTCCGGTGATGCTCTACGGGCTGTTGCTCGTCGCGACCGCCGCATTCGCGTCGCGGTGCGGAAAGACCATTGCCTGGGGAGGCGCATGGTTTTTTGTCTCTGACGCGATCCTCGCGTTTCGGCTTTTCAGGCCCGAGATCATGCCCGACTGGACGAACCCGGCCGTGATGCTCACCTACTGCCTCGGGCAGGGGCTGCTCGTGTACGGAATCTTCGTCGCGCTGCGCAAACGGTCGCTAGTGACCGGCCTGGTCGAGGAGCTTCAAGAGCCTCGTCGATCCACGCGCTGA
- a CDS encoding NUDIX hydrolase translates to MSDLRASGDAWVTAADGNRYWGKFGAAGLLAYDRNLDAILMQHRVSWSDHGDTWGIPGGAIHEHEPKISGAIRESQEEAGVPDNAVVPSYTHVLDRGVWSYTTVVAEVVTPFEPEITDPESHALEWVRVDEVANRNLHPAFAGTWQLLLPIVRRRPTVIVDSANVVGAVPDGWWKDRKGATEKLRDRIHELAVSGEGIRPGFMDIPQIFDLALVYPEWVFITESTARGIESTSHVGVVDSESSGDDTIVAEVQSRAEQGGLITVVTSDAELRVRCEAAGAESARGSTRLLKLLDQAGH, encoded by the coding sequence ATGAGTGACCTCAGAGCTTCCGGTGATGCGTGGGTAACCGCTGCAGACGGAAATAGGTACTGGGGCAAGTTTGGGGCCGCAGGGCTGCTCGCCTATGATCGCAATCTCGACGCTATCCTTATGCAGCATCGCGTGAGCTGGAGCGATCACGGAGACACGTGGGGTATTCCGGGCGGCGCGATCCACGAACACGAACCAAAGATCTCGGGCGCAATTCGCGAGTCGCAAGAAGAGGCTGGCGTGCCCGACAACGCGGTGGTTCCGAGCTATACACACGTGCTCGACCGCGGTGTGTGGAGCTATACGACCGTCGTCGCCGAGGTGGTCACCCCGTTCGAGCCCGAGATCACTGACCCCGAGAGCCATGCGCTCGAATGGGTGCGGGTTGACGAGGTCGCAAACCGCAATCTTCACCCGGCCTTCGCTGGCACCTGGCAGTTGCTGCTGCCGATCGTGCGGCGCAGGCCGACAGTTATCGTCGACTCCGCGAACGTGGTCGGCGCGGTTCCTGACGGATGGTGGAAGGACCGCAAGGGCGCCACTGAAAAGCTGCGCGACCGCATCCACGAACTCGCGGTGAGTGGCGAGGGGATCCGCCCCGGTTTCATGGATATCCCCCAGATCTTCGACCTTGCACTCGTCTACCCCGAGTGGGTGTTCATCACCGAAAGCACGGCCCGCGGCATCGAAAGCACCTCGCACGTGGGTGTGGTCGACTCCGAAAGCTCGGGCGACGACACGATTGTCGCCGAGGTTCAGTCGCGCGCCGAGCAGGGCGGCTTGATCACCGTTGTGACGAGCGACGCCGAACTTCGCGTGCGCTGTGAGGCGGCAGGCGCCGAGTCAGCGCGTGGATCGACGAGGCTCTTGAAGCTCCTCGACCAGGCCGGTCACTAG
- a CDS encoding DUF6512 family protein, producing the protein MTLETIVATSWWMIIPLGVIGSVLHFTFDWSRHNRFAAVFSAVNESYWEHIKIAIWPVVLLQIVLFAAGGYRIPSFIPSATIALYSLPISMLGLVFLYKLVTKRNVLWLDIASFFMIIAIAQTLFVLVLEQLDPSWATITLAGCFLVGILLAFLRFTLRPPEEPDVFIDPLNKKYGIDAHPDYEAP; encoded by the coding sequence ATGACGCTCGAAACCATTGTCGCGACAAGCTGGTGGATGATCATTCCACTCGGCGTCATCGGTAGTGTGTTGCACTTCACATTCGACTGGTCACGGCACAATCGATTTGCCGCGGTGTTCAGTGCGGTGAACGAGAGTTACTGGGAGCACATCAAGATCGCGATTTGGCCCGTCGTGCTGCTGCAAATAGTTTTGTTCGCGGCAGGTGGTTACAGGATCCCGTCGTTCATTCCTTCCGCAACGATCGCGCTCTATTCTTTGCCGATCAGCATGCTCGGCCTCGTATTTCTGTACAAGTTGGTCACCAAGAGAAATGTGCTCTGGCTAGATATTGCTTCGTTTTTCATGATCATCGCCATCGCTCAGACACTATTCGTGCTCGTACTCGAGCAGCTCGACCCGTCGTGGGCGACGATCACCCTCGCGGGTTGTTTCCTCGTGGGGATCCTGCTCGCGTTCCTTCGTTTTACGCTCCGACCGCCAGAGGAACCAGACGTTTTCATCGATCCACTCAATAAGAAGTACGGAATCGACGCGCACCCCGACTATGAGGCACCGTAG